The DNA region AATCTTTTTAAGTTCAAACCGACAAAAGACTTGGCAGTAGTTCTTATCAACTATACTCTTATTGTTGCAATATTCTATCTCTCTTTTCAGATCATAACAATCAAAAATGTTGCAGGTCAATTCATTACCTTCGGTGTTGTCGGCATCTTGCTATTGGGAATATTGGTTCCCGCTCTATATAATACACTGATTATGAAACGCCCGCTATCTGTTTTGGGCATTAAAAAAGAGAAGCTGATGCTTAGCATTGGCCTGTCCCTTGTATTCTCGGTTATTCAATACTTCCTGACACTTGGCAATCTGGTATTGCCCGATTTCAACTTGTTTTTTCCTTTGGCCTGCATGGCTGTTACTGTAGGTTTCTTTGAAAATATCTTCTTTAGAGGCTTCGCACAGCTACGATTTGAGGAAAGCTTCGGCGTCATCCCTGGCATCATATTAAGTGCGGTAATCTACTGCTTCTATCATATCGGCTACGGCATGGCAGGCTCAGAATATCTGATGTTGCTTATTATCGGCCTCATTTACTCGACCATCTTCCGCTTAACAAGCAACGTGTTTATCCTATTCCCTCTGCTTACGCCAATGGGTGCGATTTTTACAAACATCAAAGACGGACTTACCATTCCTTTTGAAGCCATCATAGGTTTCACAATGGTCATCTTCCTCGCAGTATTGGGACTGGTGGCAATTCATAATATGTACAGGAAGAAACAGAAGAAAGCCGCAGGGGATGGCGGAAGTCAAAACCGCCAAAGCAATATTTGAAGGCTGAATAACAAAAATTAGAGGGTATTAAATAGTTGTATTAATAATCCTAGGTCTCATGATCTAATGGCCGTAATTGCAGTACTCGGGAGAAGCGTAGAATATATCAAAAATAAAAAATATGTAGTTGATGAGTGGAAAGCCATAAACCTGAAAAGGTCACGAACATGGAAGCGCAAGAATGTGAACATACTCCAATTGGTGGATTGGTATAATTTATTGTAAAATAACAGAAAAAAGACCCCAATATCATTGTTTGATATAGAGATCTCATTCTGTTATCTTAACTTAATGATATTGATCGGGAAATAGCCCCCTTTATCATGCTTCTATTCTCAGTAAAGCGTT from Petrocella atlantisensis includes:
- a CDS encoding CPBP family intramembrane glutamic endopeptidase, translated to MEIQNLFKFKPTKDLAVVLINYTLIVAIFYLSFQIITIKNVAGQFITFGVVGILLLGILVPALYNTLIMKRPLSVLGIKKEKLMLSIGLSLVFSVIQYFLTLGNLVLPDFNLFFPLACMAVTVGFFENIFFRGFAQLRFEESFGVIPGIILSAVIYCFYHIGYGMAGSEYLMLLIIGLIYSTIFRLTSNVFILFPLLTPMGAIFTNIKDGLTIPFEAIIGFTMVIFLAVLGLVAIHNMYRKKQKKAAGDGGSQNRQSNI